The Bremerella cremea genome window below encodes:
- a CDS encoding phenylacetate--CoA ligase family protein: MESAIPTQRSALRCLSPENLAGLQLTKLNQMLAEVLPHNAFYAEKFSDWKLPLNSLDELSQLPFTFKDELIGKHESGDLANNRTYGIEQYVRFHRTSGTRGRPMVVLDTATDWQWWIEAWQYVLDAAEIDAGDRCFFAFSFGPFVGFWSAFDAATARGCLAIPSGGLSTVSRLELIQHSQATAVFCTPTYALHMAEVAQQHHIHLAELGVRRLVLAGEPGGSIPEIRSRIETAWNAKVVDHSGATEIGPWGFSDEQQSGVHVNEAFFLPEFISLDTGTPAGEGELSELIITTLGRYGSPVIRYRTGDLVRPRWNTASPCNFVLLEGGVLGRTDDMLIIRGVNVFPTSIEQILRGFPEVVEYRLTAVKRGEMDAISIEVEDRKQAPERIAHELNLRLGLKVDVELVEAGTLPRFEGKGRRFIDARKS; the protein is encoded by the coding sequence ATGGAATCAGCAATCCCCACACAGCGTTCTGCGCTCCGTTGCCTTAGTCCTGAAAACCTCGCTGGTCTGCAGCTTACCAAGCTGAATCAGATGTTAGCCGAGGTCTTGCCGCATAACGCGTTTTACGCCGAGAAGTTTTCGGATTGGAAACTTCCTCTTAACTCGCTCGACGAACTCTCGCAGCTTCCCTTCACCTTCAAAGACGAACTGATCGGCAAGCACGAGAGCGGCGATTTAGCGAACAACCGTACTTATGGAATTGAACAGTATGTTCGCTTTCATCGCACCAGTGGCACGCGTGGGCGCCCCATGGTGGTTCTCGATACGGCCACCGACTGGCAGTGGTGGATCGAGGCTTGGCAATACGTCCTCGATGCTGCCGAAATCGACGCTGGCGACCGCTGTTTCTTTGCGTTCAGCTTCGGTCCCTTTGTCGGCTTCTGGAGCGCCTTCGATGCCGCCACCGCCCGGGGCTGCTTGGCTATTCCGAGTGGGGGGCTCAGCACCGTTAGCCGCCTAGAGCTAATCCAGCACAGTCAGGCCACCGCTGTTTTCTGTACCCCCACCTATGCGTTGCACATGGCGGAAGTCGCCCAACAGCATCATATTCATCTCGCAGAACTGGGCGTACGACGGTTGGTTCTCGCTGGTGAGCCAGGGGGATCGATCCCTGAGATTCGCAGCCGCATCGAAACCGCTTGGAATGCGAAAGTCGTCGATCATAGTGGCGCCACCGAGATTGGTCCGTGGGGCTTTAGCGACGAGCAGCAATCAGGCGTGCATGTTAACGAAGCATTCTTCCTGCCAGAGTTTATTTCGCTAGACACCGGTACTCCGGCTGGCGAAGGGGAGTTATCCGAGTTGATCATCACGACGCTCGGCCGCTATGGCAGCCCGGTCATTCGTTATCGAACCGGCGACCTAGTACGTCCTCGCTGGAACACGGCCAGCCCTTGCAACTTCGTTTTGCTGGAAGGAGGCGTGCTAGGGCGCACCGACGACATGCTGATCATTCGGGGAGTGAACGTCTTTCCGACTTCAATCGAACAGATCTTACGCGGCTTCCCCGAAGTGGTCGAATATCGCCTGACGGCAGTCAAGCGTGGGGAAATGGACGCAATTTCCATTGAAGTGGAAGATCGTAAACAAGCCCCTGAGCGGATTGCCCATGAACTGAACTTGCGATTGGGATTGAAGGTGGATGTCGAGCTGGTCGAAGCCGGTACCCTTCCCCGCTTCGAAGGCAAAGGACGACGTTTTATCGATGCCAGAAAGAGCTAA
- a CDS encoding gamma-butyrobetaine hydroxylase-like domain-containing protein yields the protein MPPHPTALALLPDGRLRIDWSDDTIRVYRPRDLREASPDALTREKKSHVEQKPSNELTVLSPAELASLTIQGMQPVGHYAYQIIFSDGHDSGIFTYEYLYQLGESLEP from the coding sequence ATGCCCCCTCACCCCACTGCTTTGGCTTTGCTGCCGGACGGGCGACTTCGCATTGATTGGAGCGATGACACGATTCGCGTCTATCGCCCCCGCGATCTTCGCGAAGCAAGCCCCGACGCGCTGACCCGCGAAAAGAAATCGCACGTCGAGCAGAAACCCTCAAACGAACTTACCGTGCTCAGCCCCGCAGAACTGGCGTCCTTGACCATCCAAGGAATGCAGCCGGTTGGGCACTACGCATACCAGATCATCTTTAGCGACGGGCACGACTCAGGCATCTTTACTTACGAGTATCTCTACCAACTAGGCGAGTCGCTTGAGCCGTAG
- a CDS encoding type II toxin-antitoxin system PemK/MazF family toxin, translating into MIPGEIYLCNFPFSGGVGSKPRPVVVISRSGANRGPDVIVLPISSTTASRNAPFAFAIDSTSPNFPQTGLRQSSTVKCSKPFTIEKTLIARRLGSFHASDLASIKGIFLSVF; encoded by the coding sequence ATGATTCCTGGAGAGATTTATCTATGTAACTTTCCATTTTCTGGCGGTGTCGGTTCGAAGCCTAGACCTGTTGTGGTTATTTCCAGGTCTGGTGCTAATAGGGGACCGGATGTCATCGTGCTCCCGATAAGTTCAACAACTGCAAGTCGAAATGCTCCCTTCGCATTCGCAATAGACTCGACTTCACCCAATTTTCCCCAAACAGGTCTCAGGCAATCTTCAACAGTGAAATGTTCAAAGCCTTTCACGATTGAAAAAACGCTTATTGCCAGGCGGTTGGGTTCTTTTCACGCGAGTGATCTCGCATCGATTAAAGGCATATTTTTATCTGTTTTTTAG
- a CDS encoding purple acid phosphatase family protein, with product MKTFGPLVQRCLLVFFLVGSSALAHDGHEHAVKVEPAAYYAPTAMPDRIILTWTGDPATSQAVTWRTSTDVAEAYAEIAVADGSPKFDEKAKQVVAQTQPLETDINTANFHTVEFQDLQPGTKYAYRVGHGENWSEWFQFSTPRENEDKFSFIYFGDAQNDIRSKWSRVIREAYSDAPKAAFMLHAGDLINHAENDAEWGEWFGAGSFLNAMIPSVPVPGNHEQAKQENGERRLTHHWRPSFALPENGPAGMEETCYTLSFGNMLIVAMNSSEDLEVQAKWLTKVLQDNDKPWVVCTFHHPVYSTGKGRDNEKLRNTWKPIFDKYKVDLVLQGHDHTYGRTGLETPLVSSEEGKQEKNIPTGVNNFDGKTGTVYVVSVSGPKMYSLAPEPFMNSTAANTQLYQIISVDGNTLTYEARTAVGEIYDSFTLKKQAGEINQLIEGPIVKKQAAAE from the coding sequence ATGAAAACGTTTGGCCCTCTCGTCCAGCGATGCCTGTTGGTCTTCTTTCTGGTTGGCAGCTCTGCACTGGCACATGATGGACACGAACACGCGGTGAAGGTCGAGCCGGCCGCGTATTATGCTCCTACCGCGATGCCTGACCGCATTATTTTGACCTGGACGGGCGATCCAGCCACTTCGCAGGCAGTGACTTGGCGTACTTCCACCGATGTTGCCGAAGCCTATGCCGAAATCGCGGTGGCCGATGGTTCCCCCAAGTTCGATGAGAAAGCCAAGCAAGTTGTTGCCCAGACGCAGCCGCTTGAGACCGATATCAATACGGCCAATTTTCACACGGTCGAATTTCAAGATCTGCAGCCAGGGACGAAGTACGCCTACCGCGTGGGGCATGGTGAGAACTGGAGCGAGTGGTTTCAGTTTTCGACACCGCGCGAAAACGAAGACAAGTTCTCGTTCATCTATTTTGGTGACGCGCAGAACGACATACGCTCGAAGTGGTCGCGAGTGATTCGGGAAGCGTACAGCGACGCCCCGAAAGCTGCGTTCATGTTACACGCTGGCGACCTGATCAATCATGCGGAAAACGATGCCGAGTGGGGCGAATGGTTCGGAGCTGGCTCGTTTCTGAACGCCATGATCCCCAGCGTTCCCGTGCCAGGCAATCACGAACAAGCAAAGCAAGAGAACGGCGAGCGTCGTCTAACTCATCACTGGCGTCCTTCGTTCGCCTTGCCTGAAAACGGCCCGGCTGGCATGGAGGAAACCTGTTACACGCTGAGCTTTGGCAACATGCTGATCGTCGCCATGAACAGTTCGGAAGATCTCGAAGTTCAAGCCAAATGGCTGACCAAGGTATTGCAAGACAACGACAAACCTTGGGTCGTTTGTACGTTCCATCACCCGGTCTACTCGACCGGCAAAGGCAGAGACAACGAAAAACTACGAAACACCTGGAAACCGATCTTCGACAAGTACAAGGTCGACCTGGTGCTGCAAGGGCACGACCATACCTACGGTCGAACCGGGCTCGAAACGCCGCTTGTTTCTAGCGAAGAAGGCAAACAAGAGAAGAACATTCCGACCGGAGTCAACAACTTCGACGGTAAAACAGGCACCGTCTATGTGGTGTCGGTAAGTGGGCCGAAGATGTATAGCCTCGCTCCAGAACCGTTCATGAATAGCACTGCCGCGAACACGCAGCTTTATCAAATTATCTCGGTCGATGGGAACACCCTGACGTACGAAGCGCGTACTGCGGTTGGTGAGATCTACGATAGTTTCACACTGAAGAAACAAGCCGGAGAAATCAACCAACTCATCGAAGGCCCGATCGTGAAGAAACAGGCGGCGGCCGAGTAA
- a CDS encoding magnesium-dependent phosphatase-1 gives MPQPAAKQWLKKHEESCCLSEADRRGPFLAPTRLLLAENETFTHSLNFTELKSLPGPSLIVFDLDFTLWDCGGTWCDCLSPPFRIDQKRIVDRTQRHIRCYDDVEAILDYCNQQAIPLALASRTEQPRWAKELLDLLAITHRFAFAEIYPSSKVRHFSALRKDSGVAYEKMLFFDDEMRNIREVGDLGVTAVHVANGMTMELFRAHVDRF, from the coding sequence TTGCCCCAGCCTGCAGCGAAGCAGTGGTTAAAGAAACATGAAGAATCGTGCTGCCTGAGTGAAGCCGATCGTCGGGGCCCGTTTCTTGCTCCGACACGGCTGCTGTTAGCAGAGAACGAGACGTTCACTCACTCACTCAATTTTACGGAGCTAAAATCGTTGCCTGGTCCCAGCCTGATTGTGTTTGATCTTGACTTCACGTTATGGGACTGCGGAGGGACATGGTGTGATTGCCTGAGTCCCCCGTTTCGTATCGATCAGAAGCGGATCGTCGATCGCACACAACGCCACATTCGTTGCTACGACGATGTGGAAGCGATTCTCGACTACTGCAATCAGCAAGCGATTCCGCTGGCCTTGGCTTCACGCACGGAACAGCCAAGGTGGGCTAAGGAACTGTTAGATCTGTTGGCGATCACGCACCGTTTCGCCTTTGCCGAGATCTACCCCTCGTCGAAAGTACGGCATTTTTCTGCCTTGCGAAAGGATAGCGGCGTTGCGTACGAAAAGATGCTTTTCTTTGATGACGAAATGAGGAACATCCGCGAAGTGGGCGACTTAGGCGTGACCGCCGTGCATGTCGCCAACGGAATGACCATGGAATTGTTTCGCGCCCATGTCGACCGCTTTTAA
- a CDS encoding glycerophosphodiester phosphodiesterase, which translates to MRIWLGLSLVAFAAFGCFPSTGQAQMIVAHRGASFVAPENTLASFQEAWQQDADVVEGDFYLTKDGAIVCIHDKNTERTSGGTAKLKIEDSTLEELRAIDVGTWKAPKYAGQKIPTLEEVLATIPENGKIFIEIKSGPEIVEPLQAALKKANLKDEQVIFICFNEEVVSQCREKMPQHKASWLTSYKQNKLSGKWSPSLESVVKTLKKTGATGLGTQANDTVVTPEFVKAIRDAGIECHVWTVNDPQQAQRYAELGFDSITTDKPAEIRAAVTSENK; encoded by the coding sequence ATGCGTATCTGGCTTGGATTATCACTTGTGGCCTTCGCGGCATTTGGATGTTTCCCCAGCACAGGACAAGCACAAATGATCGTTGCCCATCGTGGTGCCTCGTTCGTCGCCCCAGAAAACACTTTGGCGTCGTTTCAGGAAGCCTGGCAGCAAGATGCCGATGTCGTGGAAGGAGACTTCTATCTGACCAAGGATGGAGCAATTGTCTGCATCCACGACAAGAACACCGAACGTACCTCAGGCGGAACAGCTAAATTAAAGATCGAGGACTCGACGCTGGAAGAACTTCGTGCGATTGATGTCGGCACTTGGAAAGCCCCCAAGTACGCTGGCCAAAAGATTCCAACCTTAGAAGAAGTGCTGGCCACCATTCCCGAAAACGGCAAGATTTTCATCGAGATCAAGTCTGGCCCTGAAATCGTCGAGCCGCTTCAAGCAGCATTGAAGAAGGCCAACCTGAAAGACGAGCAAGTTATCTTCATCTGCTTCAACGAAGAAGTGGTAAGCCAGTGCCGCGAAAAAATGCCGCAACATAAAGCAAGCTGGCTAACCAGCTACAAACAAAACAAGCTATCGGGCAAGTGGAGCCCATCGCTTGAATCGGTTGTGAAAACACTTAAAAAAACCGGTGCCACTGGACTTGGTACCCAAGCCAACGATACCGTGGTAACGCCTGAATTTGTCAAAGCAATCCGCGATGCGGGCATCGAATGCCATGTGTGGACAGTCAACGATCCGCAGCAAGCACAACGTTATGCAGAACTTGGGTTTGATTCGATAACAACCGATAAACCAGCTGAGATTCGTGCGGCGGTCACCAGCGAAAACAAGTAG
- a CDS encoding PAS domain S-box protein gives MNLLRKYFFLGAVPALIAVGLATVLDSYITQGLLQEQIDQTMWANLDAKRNEVKFFMDEKLALLKAIASMPLLKNGEVPEIVSFLKSQESGTPPKIERLYFYEMNGKVHAANGSNFNVADRDYFPGLLRGETVITRILKSRDSGRDILLMIVPVFGEDGTQRGAFGLSILDSELVNFVRSMEVRQGGFLALMDDANHLIAATGMADFLKEHSNLAQTPKLVNKDGESYLVSVADVPDTYWKLVEAIPEARITTVYNRLAWSKITAVACGLTAAVILALFFSERTLRPLQEIIQTIHRYARGEQAVRITSKRSGEFAILADSFNNMADELDVASQRQEAHLRTIETSETRFRLLFDGAADAIYVRDLQGKIIDANQEACHSLGYLREELIGMSVADIDLDWNLADGMRVWNELARNGRNYHPLVERVHRRKDGTTFPVEIRLTVLERAGQSFVMSAARDATLRKAAEQQTQAAKEFAENVISASPGIIYIFDLASESIVFANDNMERQLGYSKEIIEQLGSKFYVEAFHPDDLPRIIQSHRNWFESDEPAVRRDNLRVRHKNGDWLWFDIQRVVFQRNSKGEPTQIMGIAVNITDRIRAEEQLRWEKALLDQVMETSVASIMVVNAEGAIQFLNTALENSLRVGRNELVDKVIYTFPWQLFDLSGNPLPDECRPFARVSKSQKSVYDICYRIRFAPDDEMIVSINGAPLFDQDGAFAGGVFALTDITERIESERVREALIRNLEATNAELKQFTYTVSHDLKSPLITIKGFLGILSEDLANNDQKAIQEDLTIIGSAADGMKQLLDDLLELSRIGRNLKTRSTISLQEVIGEAITLLAGEIEARGAEVGNACSELTIFGDPVQIRQLMQNLIDNAIKHNREANPQVNISATKDEDFVVVEVTDNGPGVAVEFQERIFQLFDKLDPDSGGTGIGLAIVKRIIDFHGGTIKLESDGQGHGCKFILRLPAGPQAHNALLAFQEPSLP, from the coding sequence GTGAATCTTCTTCGCAAATACTTTTTTCTTGGGGCGGTACCCGCGCTGATTGCGGTTGGTCTGGCTACGGTTCTCGATTCCTACATTACCCAGGGCCTGCTGCAAGAGCAGATCGACCAGACCATGTGGGCTAACCTCGACGCGAAGCGGAACGAGGTTAAGTTCTTTATGGACGAAAAGCTTGCCTTGCTGAAGGCGATTGCTTCGATGCCTCTGCTTAAAAATGGCGAAGTGCCCGAGATCGTGAGCTTTCTCAAGTCGCAAGAGAGTGGCACTCCCCCCAAGATTGAACGGCTCTACTTTTACGAGATGAACGGCAAGGTTCACGCCGCGAACGGCTCGAATTTCAATGTGGCTGATCGTGACTATTTTCCTGGGCTCTTACGTGGAGAGACCGTGATTACACGGATCTTGAAAAGCCGCGATTCAGGAAGAGATATTCTGCTGATGATCGTGCCTGTCTTTGGTGAAGATGGTACTCAGCGTGGCGCTTTTGGGCTCTCGATTCTTGACTCGGAATTGGTCAACTTTGTGCGTTCGATGGAAGTGAGGCAAGGTGGTTTCTTGGCATTAATGGATGATGCCAATCATTTGATTGCAGCCACAGGGATGGCCGATTTTCTGAAAGAACACTCCAATCTCGCTCAGACCCCAAAGCTGGTGAACAAGGACGGCGAAAGCTATTTAGTTTCGGTTGCAGATGTGCCCGATACCTATTGGAAATTGGTCGAGGCGATTCCCGAGGCCCGCATCACGACGGTCTACAATCGCCTTGCCTGGTCTAAAATTACTGCTGTTGCTTGCGGATTGACGGCTGCAGTGATCTTGGCCCTGTTCTTCAGCGAGCGGACGCTACGGCCGTTACAAGAGATCATTCAGACGATACACCGTTATGCGCGTGGTGAACAAGCCGTTCGCATCACTTCCAAACGCTCAGGAGAGTTCGCTATCCTGGCCGATTCTTTTAACAATATGGCCGACGAATTGGATGTGGCTAGCCAGCGTCAGGAAGCCCACCTGAGAACGATCGAAACTAGTGAAACACGCTTTCGCCTTTTGTTTGATGGGGCCGCGGACGCTATCTATGTGCGTGATTTACAAGGGAAGATCATTGATGCCAATCAGGAGGCTTGTCATAGCTTAGGATACCTTCGCGAAGAACTTATTGGCATGTCAGTGGCCGATATCGATCTCGACTGGAATCTAGCGGATGGGATGCGGGTGTGGAATGAACTCGCACGCAACGGTCGCAACTATCATCCACTGGTGGAACGCGTCCATCGACGAAAGGATGGAACGACATTTCCTGTTGAAATACGGCTGACAGTCTTGGAACGAGCCGGACAATCGTTTGTTATGTCGGCAGCTCGTGATGCAACTCTGCGGAAGGCGGCGGAACAGCAGACGCAAGCGGCCAAGGAATTCGCTGAGAATGTAATCAGCGCGTCACCTGGAATCATCTACATCTTTGATCTCGCATCTGAATCGATTGTGTTCGCTAACGATAATATGGAGCGACAACTCGGTTACTCTAAGGAAATCATCGAGCAACTCGGATCCAAGTTTTATGTGGAAGCTTTTCATCCTGATGATTTGCCGCGCATCATCCAATCACATCGTAACTGGTTCGAATCGGACGAACCGGCGGTACGACGTGACAACCTCCGTGTGCGGCATAAGAACGGAGATTGGCTTTGGTTTGATATTCAGCGTGTGGTCTTTCAGCGAAATAGCAAGGGTGAGCCTACCCAGATAATGGGAATCGCCGTTAACATCACCGACCGCATTCGTGCCGAAGAGCAATTGCGGTGGGAGAAGGCCCTCTTGGATCAAGTGATGGAAACAAGCGTTGCTTCGATCATGGTGGTGAACGCCGAAGGAGCGATTCAGTTTTTGAATACCGCCCTAGAGAATTCCTTGCGGGTTGGTCGTAATGAACTTGTCGACAAGGTGATTTACACGTTCCCCTGGCAATTGTTTGATTTATCGGGCAATCCTCTGCCTGACGAGTGCCGTCCTTTTGCGAGAGTTAGCAAGTCGCAGAAATCGGTCTACGATATTTGCTATCGAATTCGGTTTGCACCGGATGACGAGATGATCGTTTCGATTAATGGCGCTCCTTTGTTTGATCAGGACGGGGCGTTTGCCGGAGGAGTATTTGCGTTAACTGATATTACCGAGCGAATTGAATCGGAAAGGGTACGCGAAGCACTCATTCGTAATTTAGAAGCAACTAACGCCGAGCTTAAACAGTTTACCTATACCGTCTCGCACGACCTGAAGTCACCGCTGATTACCATCAAAGGTTTTCTGGGCATCTTAAGTGAAGACTTGGCCAATAACGATCAGAAAGCCATTCAGGAAGATCTTACCATCATCGGTTCAGCCGCCGACGGTATGAAACAATTGCTGGACGACCTGCTAGAACTTTCACGGATTGGTCGTAACCTGAAAACGCGTTCGACCATTTCGTTGCAAGAGGTGATTGGTGAGGCCATCACGCTGTTGGCTGGCGAAATTGAAGCACGCGGGGCAGAAGTGGGCAATGCGTGTAGCGAACTGACCATCTTTGGCGATCCGGTTCAGATTCGTCAGCTCATGCAAAACTTGATCGACAATGCGATTAAGCATAATCGTGAGGCTAACCCTCAGGTCAATATTTCGGCGACGAAGGACGAAGACTTTGTCGTTGTCGAAGTGACCGACAATGGGCCTGGGGTCGCAGTTGAATTTCAGGAACGCATCTTTCAATTGTTCGACAAGCTTGATCCCGACTCAGGTGGAACAGGGATCGGGCTGGCCATTGTAAAGCGAATCATCGATTTTCATGGCGGCACAATCAAGTTAGAGTCGGATGGCCAGGGGCACGGCTGTAAATTCATTTTACGTTTGCCAGCGGGGCCCCAAGCTCACAACGCTTTACTCGCTTTTCAAGAGCCATCGTTGCCGTAG
- a CDS encoding M48 family metalloprotease: MLSPFTAMLIPLLAVIGYPLLARWLFPLRKLSDGQSLKLLQSLPAGNEDFVQRLRVCDTGERICNAAVVGCLPGFSFVLVSDALFTQLSPRGVAAIVAHEMGHLKLWHVPMRICIVFAGGILGLALVQQAEQLSAWQTVAQIGAMLATAGYMGLMLHMVAPLLEFHADAYAVDTLSRQCGDRRQGVRDLTKALSRLTLLSGVRPDQKTWLYPSFEERRQAILSQQSSPHFRHRLQWMLGIVLFSQLVLIVVGILVVAN; this comes from the coding sequence GTGCTTTCGCCATTCACGGCGATGCTTATCCCTTTGTTGGCGGTGATCGGTTACCCCTTATTGGCACGTTGGCTTTTTCCATTGCGAAAGCTCTCGGATGGACAAAGCCTGAAGCTTTTGCAATCGCTCCCTGCGGGGAATGAGGACTTCGTGCAACGGTTGCGAGTTTGCGACACCGGCGAACGAATCTGCAACGCGGCAGTCGTGGGGTGCTTGCCGGGCTTTTCGTTTGTTTTGGTCAGCGATGCTTTGTTCACCCAGCTTTCTCCACGGGGTGTCGCCGCCATCGTGGCTCACGAGATGGGGCATCTCAAGCTGTGGCATGTGCCAATGCGGATTTGCATCGTGTTTGCTGGCGGGATTCTAGGACTGGCCCTTGTGCAACAAGCCGAACAGTTAAGTGCCTGGCAAACCGTTGCCCAGATTGGTGCCATGTTAGCGACCGCTGGCTATATGGGACTCATGCTGCACATGGTGGCTCCACTGCTGGAGTTTCACGCCGATGCTTATGCCGTTGACACGTTGAGTCGCCAATGCGGCGATCGTCGCCAAGGGGTACGCGACCTAACGAAGGCATTATCACGGTTGACGCTGCTATCTGGTGTTCGCCCAGATCAAAAAACATGGCTATACCCCAGTTTTGAGGAGCGTCGCCAGGCAATTCTAAGCCAACAAAGCTCCCCCCATTTTCGCCATCGTCTGCAGTGGATGTTGGGGATTGTGCTATTTAGCCAACTTGTTCTGATTGTGGTTGGCATTCTAGTAGTCGCAAACTAA
- the serA gene encoding phosphoglycerate dehydrogenase: MPKVIVLDTLAQEGLDLLDQAPGIEYEVRTGLKGEELRSALNEFDGAICRSGVKITAESLEGNTNLKVIARAGVGTDNIDSKAAARHGIVVMNTPTGNTISTAEHAFCLMMALSRNVPAANQSLVERRWDRKKYMGTQLADKTLGVVGLGRIGLEVAKRALAFEMRVIAYDPFVSPERAAELGIELSPTVPEMLPHIDYLTVHTPLTPETKDMISAESIKLLKPGARLINCARGGIYNEEALVEGLKSGHLGGVALDVYAEEPCTDSPLFGMENVVCTPHLGASTEEAQTQVAVEAVQLVVNYLTTGEIRHAVNVAPLDPKTLENIRGYLDVAYRLGLVAAQVHSGGVKSVKLTYRGEVSSKNTKLLTASFCAGFLAKALEDEPNIINSEMLLLDRGVDLSTETSTELGSFSSSITATIEEGGKSHQIGGTLFGSNMPRLILLDGQRLEAYLDGTLFVFAHNDVPGIIGKVGTIFGNHQINIAQMAVGRSSVTPGSAVGVLNLDGLPSEASVKEVMSSDNITSCKVIELPASGEMPSWMR, encoded by the coding sequence ATGCCTAAAGTTATTGTTCTCGATACGCTTGCTCAGGAAGGTCTTGATCTTTTGGATCAGGCCCCGGGTATTGAATACGAAGTTCGCACCGGCCTGAAAGGGGAAGAACTGCGTAGTGCCCTCAACGAATTCGACGGGGCGATCTGCCGTAGTGGCGTGAAGATCACTGCCGAATCGTTGGAAGGCAACACCAACTTGAAGGTGATCGCCCGGGCTGGGGTCGGTACCGATAACATCGATTCCAAAGCAGCCGCCCGGCATGGCATCGTGGTGATGAACACGCCCACCGGCAACACCATCAGCACGGCCGAACATGCGTTCTGCTTGATGATGGCGCTTTCTCGTAACGTACCGGCTGCCAATCAAAGCTTGGTAGAACGACGTTGGGATCGAAAGAAGTACATGGGGACGCAGTTGGCCGACAAAACGCTGGGCGTGGTCGGCTTGGGCCGCATCGGGCTGGAAGTCGCCAAACGGGCTCTAGCCTTCGAGATGCGAGTGATTGCCTACGATCCATTCGTTAGCCCGGAGCGAGCTGCCGAACTGGGGATCGAGCTTTCGCCCACCGTGCCAGAGATGCTCCCGCACATTGATTATCTGACCGTCCATACTCCGCTTACTCCGGAGACGAAGGACATGATCAGTGCCGAGTCAATCAAGCTGTTGAAGCCAGGTGCGCGGTTGATCAACTGTGCTCGAGGTGGCATCTACAACGAAGAAGCTTTGGTGGAAGGTTTGAAGTCGGGGCACCTTGGCGGTGTGGCTTTGGACGTTTACGCCGAAGAGCCTTGCACGGATAGCCCGCTGTTCGGCATGGAGAATGTCGTTTGCACGCCACACTTAGGGGCCAGCACCGAAGAGGCTCAGACGCAGGTGGCAGTCGAAGCGGTTCAATTGGTGGTTAACTATTTAACGACCGGCGAAATCCGCCATGCCGTTAACGTCGCTCCGCTCGACCCCAAAACGCTTGAGAACATTCGTGGTTACCTCGATGTGGCTTATCGTTTGGGTTTGGTCGCTGCTCAGGTTCATTCTGGCGGTGTCAAATCGGTAAAGTTGACTTATCGCGGCGAAGTTAGCAGCAAGAATACGAAATTGCTGACCGCTTCGTTCTGTGCTGGTTTCCTGGCCAAGGCCTTGGAAGACGAGCCAAATATTATCAACTCCGAGATGTTGCTCCTCGATCGGGGTGTCGATCTTTCGACCGAAACCAGCACCGAGCTGGGCAGCTTCAGCAGCAGCATTACCGCTACGATCGAAGAAGGGGGCAAGTCCCATCAGATCGGGGGCACGTTGTTCGGCAGCAATATGCCTCGTTTGATCTTGCTTGATGGCCAGCGTCTGGAAGCTTACCTCGACGGCACGCTGTTCGTGTTTGCCCACAACGATGTTCCTGGCATCATTGGCAAGGTGGGAACGATCTTTGGCAACCACCAGATCAATATCGCTCAGATGGCGGTTGGTCGTTCCAGTGTTACGCCAGGCAGCGCTGTCGGTGTGTTGAATCTAGATGGCCTGCCAAGCGAAGCTTCGGTCAAAGAAGTGATGAGCAGCGATAACATCACCAGCTGCAAGGTGATCGAATTGCCTGCCTCTGGCGAAATGCCAAGCTGGATGCGATAA